In a single window of the Agromyces sp. H17E-10 genome:
- a CDS encoding 5-(carboxyamino)imidazole ribonucleotide synthase — protein MMIPAAIELGVEIRVLAEQPGMSAEIAADRVGDYTDTATVLEFAKTVDVVTFDHEHVPQDVLRAMVDAGVPVHPGPDALRFAQDKLLMRERLSELGLPVPDWARVETVDELDAFIAAHGGAAVVKTPRGGYDGKGVRVVRSAGEVAEWFSTIVEDGRQGALLVEELVDFRRELAQLVARRPSGEIVAWPVVETVQVGGVCSEVIAPAPRSAGRLADVAADVAVTIAEGLGVTGVLAVELFETTDDRILVNELAMRPHNSGHWSMDGATTGQFEQHLRAVLDLPLGATGSRDEWSVMVNVLGGPAEGVLTDRYAEALAGHPTVKVHNYGKAPRPGRKIGHVTATGDDLDAVVYEARAAAAFFQD, from the coding sequence ATGATGATTCCTGCGGCGATCGAGCTCGGCGTCGAGATCCGGGTGCTCGCCGAGCAGCCCGGCATGTCGGCCGAGATCGCCGCCGATCGGGTGGGCGACTACACCGACACGGCGACCGTGCTCGAGTTCGCGAAGACCGTCGACGTCGTCACGTTCGACCACGAGCACGTGCCGCAGGACGTGCTGCGGGCGATGGTCGACGCGGGCGTGCCGGTGCATCCCGGTCCCGACGCCCTGCGGTTCGCGCAAGACAAGCTGCTCATGCGCGAGCGCCTCTCCGAGCTCGGCCTGCCCGTGCCCGACTGGGCGCGCGTCGAGACCGTCGACGAGCTCGACGCGTTCATCGCCGCCCACGGCGGAGCGGCCGTCGTGAAGACGCCGCGCGGCGGGTACGACGGCAAGGGCGTGCGGGTCGTGCGCAGCGCCGGCGAGGTCGCCGAGTGGTTCTCGACGATCGTCGAGGACGGCCGGCAGGGCGCACTCCTCGTCGAGGAGCTCGTCGACTTCCGACGTGAGCTCGCGCAGCTCGTCGCCCGTCGTCCGAGCGGCGAGATCGTCGCGTGGCCCGTCGTCGAGACGGTGCAGGTCGGCGGGGTCTGCAGCGAGGTCATCGCCCCCGCGCCGCGTTCGGCCGGCCGGCTCGCCGACGTCGCGGCCGACGTCGCCGTCACGATCGCCGAGGGGCTCGGAGTCACGGGCGTGCTCGCGGTCGAGCTCTTCGAGACGACCGACGACCGCATCCTCGTGAACGAGCTCGCGATGCGCCCGCACAACAGCGGGCACTGGTCGATGGACGGCGCGACGACGGGGCAGTTCGAGCAGCACCTGCGCGCCGTGCTCGACCTGCCGCTCGGCGCGACGGGCAGCCGCGACGAGTGGTCGGTCATGGTCAACGTGCTCGGCGGTCCCGCCGAGGGCGTGCTCACCGACCGCTACGCCGAGGCGCTCGCGGGGCACCCGACCGTCAAGGTGCACAACTACGGCAAGGCGCCGCGTCCCGGTCGCAAGATCGGCCATGTGACGGCGACGGGCGAC
- a CDS encoding GtrA family protein translates to MTTVAPDRQQGLAARAWHGLIAYALKFGVVGLIGLVIDVALFNALRLGMFGADGWAQSAIGAKTISTSVAIVFNWLGNRYWTFRKHRRRNYLREFAEYVIVSLGGMAISLGCLWISHHALGLTNLVADNISSNVIGLGLGTAFRFVLYRYWVYGHHRSDGLSQVDRVEEAQRAIFEEPPQPSSTAAGRNHGG, encoded by the coding sequence GTGACCACCGTCGCTCCCGATCGCCAGCAGGGTCTCGCCGCCCGTGCCTGGCACGGGCTCATCGCCTACGCCCTGAAGTTCGGCGTGGTCGGCCTCATCGGCCTCGTGATCGACGTGGCGCTCTTCAACGCCCTGCGACTCGGCATGTTCGGCGCCGACGGCTGGGCGCAGTCGGCGATCGGCGCGAAGACCATCTCGACGAGCGTCGCGATCGTGTTCAACTGGCTCGGCAACCGGTACTGGACCTTCCGCAAGCATCGTCGTCGCAACTACCTGCGCGAGTTCGCCGAGTACGTGATCGTCTCGCTGGGCGGCATGGCGATCTCGCTCGGGTGCCTCTGGATCAGCCATCACGCACTCGGACTCACGAACCTCGTCGCCGACAACATCTCGTCGAACGTCATCGGGCTCGGGCTCGGCACGGCGTTCCGCTTCGTGCTCTACCGGTACTGGGTCTACGGGCACCATCGCTCAGACGGGCTCTCGCAGGTCGACCGCGTCGAAGAGGCCCAGCGGGCCATCTTCGAGGAGCCGCCTCAGCCCTCGTCGACGGCCGCCGGCAGGAACCACGGCGGGTAG